In the Quadrisphaera sp. RL12-1S genome, one interval contains:
- a CDS encoding carbohydrate ABC transporter permease yields the protein MTALTERPAPPRRQALRRRSRREALWFWALAGPNVLLILVFTYRPLISNAYYSTLDWTLGSPTATPVGLGNYVEFFTSGSAGPVLTTTAVFGVATVGGSMLLGLLLALALNTKVTGSGLARAAVFSPYVLSGVGVGLVWLFIMDPVIGVLGAVLRAFGGSSPAWFNDPHLTLTMVVVVYVWKNLGYAAVVYLAGLQSIDPDVLEAAALDGAGPVRRLVSVVVPLLSPTTFFLLVTTALSSLQAFDLLKVMSPLGRGTDTLVYESYLQAFEGSNRAGYSAALSTVLFVLLAGLTLFQLLVLEKRVHYR from the coding sequence ATGACGGCGCTGACCGAGCGCCCAGCGCCACCGCGCCGGCAGGCGCTGCGCCGCAGGAGCCGCCGCGAGGCCCTGTGGTTCTGGGCACTGGCCGGTCCCAACGTGCTGCTCATCCTCGTGTTCACCTACCGGCCCCTGATCTCCAACGCCTACTACTCGACGCTGGACTGGACGCTCGGCTCGCCGACCGCCACCCCGGTGGGGCTGGGCAACTACGTGGAGTTCTTCACCTCGGGCAGCGCCGGCCCCGTGCTGACGACCACGGCGGTCTTCGGCGTCGCCACGGTCGGCGGATCGATGCTCCTGGGACTGCTCCTGGCCCTCGCGCTCAACACGAAGGTCACTGGCAGCGGCCTGGCCCGCGCTGCCGTGTTCTCCCCCTACGTGCTGTCCGGGGTGGGTGTCGGACTCGTCTGGCTGTTCATCATGGACCCGGTCATCGGGGTCCTCGGTGCCGTGCTCCGCGCGTTCGGCGGGTCCAGCCCCGCCTGGTTCAACGACCCGCACCTCACCCTGACGATGGTCGTCGTCGTCTACGTCTGGAAGAACCTCGGCTACGCGGCTGTCGTCTACCTGGCCGGGCTGCAGTCCATCGACCCGGACGTGCTCGAGGCCGCCGCCCTCGACGGCGCCGGCCCCGTGCGGCGGCTGGTGTCCGTCGTGGTGCCGCTGCTGTCGCCCACGACGTTCTTCCTGCTCGTCACCACGGCGCTCAGCTCCCTGCAGGCCTTCGACCTCCTCAAGGTGATGAGCCCGCTCGGGCGCGGCACGGACACCCTCGTGTACGAGTCGTACCTGCAGGCCTTCGAGGGCTCCAACCGGGCCGGCTACTCCGCCGCCCTCTCGACGGTGCTCTTCGTGCTGCTCGCGGGCCTGACCCTCTTCCAGCTGCTGGTCCTCGAGAAGCGGGTGCACTACCGGTGA
- a CDS encoding carbohydrate ABC transporter permease, translating into MPRRSRHRLRRALRTVAVGYLPVWLSTLVVVLPLLWMVLSSVKTPAELISQTPQLLPAHPSLHNYVTAADRVPFPRLFVNSIIVTTVGAGLKVVLAVCCAYALVFVRFRFSRAVFFLVLATLMVPSQVSLLPNFVLVSSLGGQDTYWGIILPGLGSGFGAFLLRQQFLSVPPSLLEAAELDGAGHWRRLTRIIVPVCAPAIATVTLVSIVYEWNEYLWPLVIVSEPSMMTLPVGLTLLQNSESGAAAYGVLMAGTVLVIVPVLVVFTAFQRYIVAGLAQGAVKE; encoded by the coding sequence CTGCCCCGGCGGTCACGGCACCGGCTGCGCCGGGCGCTGCGCACCGTCGCGGTCGGCTACCTGCCGGTGTGGCTGTCCACGCTGGTCGTGGTGCTGCCACTGCTGTGGATGGTGCTCTCCTCGGTCAAGACGCCCGCAGAGCTCATCAGCCAGACCCCGCAGCTGCTGCCCGCCCACCCCTCGCTGCACAACTACGTCACCGCAGCGGACCGGGTGCCCTTCCCGCGCTTGTTCGTCAACTCCATCATCGTGACGACGGTCGGCGCCGGCCTCAAGGTCGTGCTGGCGGTGTGCTGCGCCTACGCCCTCGTCTTCGTGAGGTTCCGGTTCTCGCGCGCGGTGTTCTTCCTGGTGCTGGCCACGCTCATGGTGCCCTCCCAGGTCTCCCTGCTGCCCAACTTCGTGCTCGTCAGCAGCCTGGGCGGTCAGGACACCTACTGGGGGATCATCCTCCCCGGGCTCGGCAGCGGGTTCGGCGCCTTCCTGCTGCGCCAGCAGTTCCTCTCCGTGCCCCCCTCGCTGCTGGAAGCCGCTGAGCTGGACGGCGCCGGGCACTGGCGGCGACTCACGCGGATCATCGTCCCGGTCTGCGCACCGGCGATCGCCACGGTGACCCTCGTCAGCATCGTCTACGAGTGGAACGAGTACCTCTGGCCGCTGGTCATCGTCTCCGAGCCCAGCATGATGACGCTCCCCGTGGGCCTGACCCTGCTGCAGAACAGCGAGAGCGGAGCGGCCGCCTACGGCGTGCTGATGGCCGGGACCGTGCTGGTCATCGTCCCGGTGCTCGTCGTGTTCACCGCCTTCCAGCGGTACATCGTCGCGGGTCTCGCGCAGGGCGCCGTCAAGGAATGA
- a CDS encoding ABC transporter substrate-binding protein: MLSPLSHPLDRRRFLGLASLGVAATALTACAGPSTSGAAPGAAASSSSSVDWASVKPAATIQFWSSNPGSSQQVTQQIVDAYNASQSATKVTLVTAGASYEDIAAKFQTAQASGQLPDLMVLSDVWWFRYFLQGSITPLNDLLEAAEVQTSDYRKTFLDDYSYAGSTWAVPWARSTPLFYYNKDHWKAAGLPDRAPATWQELAEWAPKLQAAGLGTQHAYQLPAVAGYAGWTLQNNLWGWGTGWSQKDSFTITCDSSAAQQALQFLQDAVYKDRWAGVASTSAITDLTAKAVSATTSSTGDLRTALKAGTIDLGVGFLPGGPAATEPVCPTGGAGLAIPSGIDPGRQLAAMQFIKFLTSPENTVTFSDATGYIPVRTSADTTQLLTTTPQLKTAIDQLSLTRPQDWARVFLPGADQEMGKTAAAVFTGQADVASSLSQLKATLEGIYTRDVEPKLKK; the protein is encoded by the coding sequence GTGCTCTCGCCCCTGTCCCACCCCCTCGACCGACGCCGGTTCCTCGGCCTGGCCAGCCTCGGCGTGGCCGCCACCGCGCTGACCGCCTGCGCCGGCCCCAGCACCAGCGGAGCCGCCCCAGGCGCCGCAGCGTCCAGCTCCAGCAGCGTCGACTGGGCCTCGGTGAAGCCCGCAGCGACCATCCAGTTCTGGTCGAGCAACCCCGGCTCCTCCCAGCAGGTGACCCAGCAGATCGTCGACGCGTACAACGCGTCCCAGAGCGCCACCAAGGTCACGCTGGTCACCGCCGGGGCCAGCTACGAGGACATCGCCGCCAAGTTCCAGACGGCCCAGGCCAGCGGGCAGCTGCCGGACCTCATGGTGCTCTCCGACGTCTGGTGGTTCCGCTACTTCCTCCAGGGCTCCATCACCCCGCTCAACGACCTGCTCGAGGCCGCGGAGGTGCAGACGTCGGACTACCGGAAGACCTTCCTCGACGACTACTCCTACGCCGGCTCCACGTGGGCGGTGCCGTGGGCGCGCTCCACGCCGCTCTTCTACTACAACAAGGACCACTGGAAGGCCGCAGGCCTGCCGGACCGCGCTCCCGCCACGTGGCAGGAGCTGGCGGAGTGGGCCCCGAAGCTGCAGGCCGCGGGCCTGGGCACGCAGCACGCCTACCAGCTTCCCGCCGTCGCGGGCTACGCCGGCTGGACGCTGCAGAACAACCTGTGGGGCTGGGGCACCGGGTGGAGCCAGAAGGACTCCTTCACCATCACCTGCGACTCCTCCGCCGCCCAGCAGGCGCTGCAGTTCCTCCAGGACGCCGTCTACAAGGACCGCTGGGCCGGTGTGGCCAGCACCTCGGCCATCACCGACCTCACCGCCAAGGCCGTGAGCGCGACCACCTCCTCCACCGGGGACCTGCGCACCGCTCTCAAGGCGGGGACCATCGACCTCGGCGTCGGCTTCCTGCCGGGTGGGCCGGCGGCCACCGAGCCCGTCTGCCCCACCGGTGGCGCGGGCCTGGCCATCCCCAGCGGCATCGACCCGGGGCGCCAGCTGGCCGCGATGCAGTTCATCAAGTTCCTCACGTCCCCGGAGAACACCGTGACGTTCTCCGACGCCACCGGCTACATCCCGGTGCGGACGTCTGCCGACACCACGCAGCTGCTCACCACGACGCCCCAGCTCAAGACTGCGATCGACCAGCTGTCCCTTACCCGGCCCCAGGACTGGGCGCGGGTGTTCCTCCCCGGCGCCGACCAGGAGATGGGCAAGACCGCCGCCGCGGTCTTCACCGGCCAGGCCGACGTCGCCAGCTCGCTGAGCCAGCTGAAGGCGACCCTCGAGGGGATCTACACGCGCGACGTGGAGCCGAAGCTGAAGAAGTGA
- a CDS encoding CsbD family protein gives MSAVDKAKNVVQQTVGKVEEAVGKKTDDAELTAQGQKDQAMGAQRQNVEKAKDAFKG, from the coding sequence GTGTCCGCAGTGGACAAGGCCAAGAACGTCGTGCAGCAGACCGTGGGCAAGGTCGAGGAGGCCGTCGGCAAGAAGACCGACGACGCCGAGCTGACCGCGCAGGGCCAGAAGGACCAGGCCATGGGCGCCCAGCGCCAGAACGTGGAGAAGGCGAAGGACGCCTTCAAGGGCTGA